A single genomic interval of uncultured Desulfobulbus sp. harbors:
- the dtd gene encoding D-aminoacyl-tRNA deacylase: MRAVIQRVSQARVEVDGQITGAISQGLLVLLGVHRNDTEKDLVWMADKIQHLRIFEDEQGLMNRSLDDIGGQLLVVSQFTLYGDCRKGRRPSWNEAAPPELAKDLYDRLIALCRQRQIPTEAGVFQAMMEVSLTNDGPVTILLDSHKTF, translated from the coding sequence ATGCGTGCTGTAATTCAACGAGTCTCACAGGCCCGGGTTGAAGTCGACGGCCAAATTACCGGGGCCATTTCCCAGGGACTCCTTGTCCTGTTGGGTGTCCATCGAAACGACACCGAGAAAGACCTGGTATGGATGGCCGACAAGATTCAACACCTTCGCATCTTTGAAGACGAGCAGGGGCTGATGAACCGCTCCCTCGATGACATCGGCGGCCAGCTGCTGGTGGTGAGCCAGTTCACCCTGTACGGCGATTGCCGCAAGGGGCGTCGGCCGTCCTGGAACGAGGCCGCCCCCCCGGAGCTGGCCAAAGATCTCTATGATCGGCTCATCGCCTTGTGCCGTCAGCGGCAGATCCCCACAGAGGCCGGCGTTTTCCAGGCCATGATGGAGGTCTCCTTGACAAACGATGGCC
- a CDS encoding RsmE family RNA methyltransferase, with product MLEKIMRRFYLPPHSLQADRIEISGQEARHMAMVLRLPPGRRVEFFDGHGLVHTAVLTEVGKHGVIAEVVDTRREELSVRTPLTLAQCLLKGKKMDLLVQKATELGVQTFLPVVSRYCENRGDRNPVERWQRIMIEACKQCHRATPMEIAPVTPLAEIDTVPYVYRLVAWESELCAPLPTDFADQPGAICLLLGPEGGLHASEVAALQEQRFAAFSLGPHILRGETAALAAVSIVQYLSGALKPPLA from the coding sequence ATGCTAGAAAAAATCATGCGACGTTTTTACCTCCCCCCCCATTCCCTTCAGGCCGATCGAATTGAAATCAGCGGCCAGGAAGCCCGGCACATGGCCATGGTCCTGCGGTTGCCCCCCGGCCGGCGGGTCGAGTTTTTTGACGGGCACGGCCTGGTGCATACCGCTGTGCTCACTGAGGTGGGAAAGCATGGCGTCATTGCCGAGGTGGTCGACACCCGCCGGGAGGAACTGTCCGTGCGGACGCCGCTCACCCTGGCTCAGTGCCTGCTCAAGGGCAAGAAGATGGATCTGCTGGTGCAGAAGGCCACCGAGCTTGGCGTGCAGACCTTCCTCCCCGTGGTCTCACGCTATTGCGAGAATCGCGGGGATCGCAACCCGGTGGAGCGATGGCAGAGGATCATGATCGAGGCCTGCAAGCAATGCCACCGTGCCACCCCCATGGAGATCGCGCCGGTGACACCCCTCGCGGAGATCGACACTGTGCCCTATGTCTACCGGTTGGTCGCATGGGAGTCGGAATTGTGTGCCCCCCTGCCCACGGATTTCGCTGATCAACCCGGCGCCATTTGTCTGCTCCTCGGTCCCGAGGGCGGTCTGCATGCCTCTGAGGTCGCAGCATTGCAGGAGCAGCGTTTTGCCGCCTTTTCGCTTGGGCCGCACATCCTCCGCGGCGAGACCGCCGCCCTGGCCGCTGTCTCCATTGTCCAGTACCTGAGCGGCGCACTCAAACCGCCGCTTGCCTGA
- a CDS encoding dihydrofolate reductase yields the protein MELIIIAAVAANRVIGRHNTIPWQIPEEMAHFKTTTMGSPLIMGRLTYASIGGPLPGRRCIVVSTSAAFSPHPACEKVPSLEAAIDLCRDAKQIFVIGGSMLYQAALPLADTLIISWIGQEFAGDASFPEFSADDFVQVDSRNLSATVPVTITVYRRIPKETHAWKNCP from the coding sequence GTGGAACTGATCATCATCGCCGCGGTTGCGGCCAATAGGGTCATCGGCCGCCATAATACCATTCCCTGGCAGATACCGGAAGAGATGGCCCATTTTAAAACGACCACCATGGGCTCGCCGCTGATCATGGGGCGGTTGACCTATGCATCAATTGGCGGCCCCCTGCCCGGCCGTCGCTGCATTGTGGTGAGTACCTCAGCGGCATTCAGCCCGCATCCGGCCTGCGAAAAGGTGCCCTCTCTGGAGGCCGCCATCGACCTCTGTCGTGATGCGAAGCAAATCTTTGTTATCGGTGGCAGCATGCTCTACCAGGCCGCCTTACCCCTGGCCGACACCCTGATCATCAGCTGGATAGGACAGGAATTTGCCGGTGATGCCTCTTTTCCCGAATTCTCCGCGGATGACTTTGTCCAGGTGGACAGCCGAAATCTTTCCGCCACCGTGCCGGTGACTATAACCGTGTACCGCCGGATCCCGAAGGAAACGCATGCTTGGAAGAATTGCCCCTAA